ATTGTTGAACCCAAATAAATACTAGCTGTATCATTATCTGTCTTCGTACCAATATATAAATTATCTTTTGAATCTATAAATATTGAATTAATTGTTGAATCGATTAATCCCACATCAATTTTTTCCCAATTATTCCCATTATTTGTTGAATAATAAATTCCAGCATTTTCTATTGTATTAAAAATTGTTCCCTTTGAATCTATGGCAATTTTTTTTACTTTCAATGATGGTAATCCATTATTTACTTGCTTCCAATTAATACCATTATCAACTGACAAATAAATTCCACCACTATTTAATGTATCATATTGCGATGAAGCTGCAAAAATATTTCCATCTTTGCCTTGCACAAATGACCAAGAATATGTTCTTTCTAAAGTGAGTACTTCTTCCCATGTTTCTCCACCATCTGACGAACGATAAATAAAAGAAGGCGGATTAGGAAAATATCCAGAGATTACCCCGGCTAATATGACATCGTCATTTATAAACAAATATTCTTGTACTTGATTTTCTAAATCTAATTTTGTCCAACTTTTACCATTATCTTTTGAGCAATAATTTGTGCTGTTTGCACCAATAAAAATTTTACCATTTGGACTGATTCCAATTGTATGAACAAAACTTACCGGTAATGTATCTACAATAGTTTCCCAATTTTGTCCTTTATCAATTGACTTGTATATCCTTCTTGCCGCTGTTATGTAAATGTAATTAGTATTTGAAATCACACAACTTAAATATGGATGATCATAAATTTGTTGAAAAATACTTTTCCCTACTTCTTTTAAATGTAGTTTATTAGTCCAACCACCAAAAATT
The nucleotide sequence above comes from Ignavibacteriota bacterium. Encoded proteins:
- a CDS encoding T9SS type A sorting domain-containing protein gives rise to the protein MKKYYCVSLIGLPILFISIIYPNSLLWTKFIIPETKRIEKIVVNNNDDILTISYWHDPNIIFGGWTNKLHLKEVGKSIFQQIYDHPYLSCVISNTNYIYITAARRIYKSIDKGQNWETIVDTLPVSFVHTIGISPNGKIFIGANSTNYCSKDNGKSWTKLDLENQVQEYLFINDDVILAGVISGYFPNPPSFIYRSSDGGETWEEVLTLERTYSWSFVQGKDGNIFAASSQYDTLNSGGIYLSVDNGINWKQVNNGLPSLKVKKIAIDSKGTIFNTIENAGIYYSTNNGNNWEKIDVGLIDSTINSIFIDSKDNLYIGTKTDNDTASIYLGSTITSIQKKEIVNPIEFILSQNYPNPFNPTTRINYTIPINVNSEQTKVRLIIYNILGEKVKTLVDNLQSVGSYHIEFHASDFPTGVYFYKLQAGEFTQTKKMLLVK